One genomic segment of Streptococcus salivarius includes these proteins:
- a CDS encoding DUF805 domain-containing protein, which produces MLEAYKNFWLGYLDFYGRTKRSDYWWVVLINGVIGTLIFLLMNLLGQTKAAGFTLTAFILFITATALPTISIQIRRLRDANFNVAWIVLKATPLLVVLWVMYAFPTRDSK; this is translated from the coding sequence ATGTTAGAGGCATATAAAAATTTTTGGTTAGGCTATCTCGATTTTTATGGTCGTACAAAACGATCAGACTATTGGTGGGTTGTCTTGATTAATGGAGTTATTGGTACTTTGATTTTCCTACTGATGAACCTGCTTGGGCAAACAAAAGCTGCTGGCTTTACATTGACAGCTTTTATTCTATTTATAACAGCAACGGCGCTTCCCACAATTTCAATTCAGATTCGTCGTCTACGTGATGCCAATTTCAATGTTGCTTGGATTGTATTAAAAGCGACACCACTACTAGTAGTACTTTGGGTGATGTATGCCTTTCCTACAAGAGATTCAAAATAA
- a CDS encoding energy-coupling factor transporter transmembrane component T, with the protein MILPEWMSEERPVVTKVGRNNFLIRNRHHLEALLQKFETHPLKVASVFHPTAKVLLLFFLLISVGISRNLTVLWILALFLGAGVAFLPHSILVRTLKKTVVLLIFPLVLYLPHLLLSGGQSLFLFRLPLIAVAIAYYSETSTISEMLAALKGLHFPDLVLLQLDITIKYIDVFGKQLMDLLKGIEARSFGGNHRFRIGSNIWGILYLKAIRYGEELTQAMEARCFVGEYVKSSQSFTWKDWLALISLVAVILGQILLGG; encoded by the coding sequence ATGATTCTGCCAGAATGGATGTCGGAAGAGCGTCCGGTAGTCACTAAAGTCGGTAGAAATAACTTTCTTATCCGGAATCGTCACCATCTGGAAGCTCTTCTTCAAAAGTTTGAAACGCATCCTTTAAAAGTAGCATCAGTCTTTCATCCAACTGCTAAGGTTTTACTTCTCTTTTTCTTACTTATTTCAGTAGGAATTAGCCGAAATCTCACAGTTTTGTGGATTCTAGCCTTGTTTTTAGGAGCTGGAGTGGCTTTTCTGCCACATTCTATTTTAGTAAGAACCTTGAAAAAGACTGTAGTGTTGTTGATTTTTCCTTTAGTTCTTTATCTACCGCATCTCTTACTTAGCGGAGGTCAATCGCTCTTTCTTTTTAGACTTCCTTTGATTGCTGTAGCCATTGCTTATTATTCAGAGACGAGTACAATAAGTGAGATGTTGGCGGCATTAAAAGGGTTGCATTTTCCTGATCTTGTTCTGCTCCAGTTGGATATCACCATAAAATATATTGATGTCTTTGGAAAACAATTAATGGATTTGCTCAAAGGGATTGAAGCGCGAAGTTTTGGTGGCAATCATCGTTTCCGGATTGGAAGTAATATCTGGGGAATTTTATACCTTAAAGCCATACGCTATGGTGAGGAACTGACTCAAGCCATGGAAGCACGTTGCTTTGTTGGTGAGTATGTCAAGTCATCACAGTCATTCACATGGAAAGACTGGCTGGCCTTGATAAGTCTAGTAGCAGTGATTTTAGGACAGATTCTGTTAGGAGGATGA
- a CDS encoding energy-coupling factor ABC transporter ATP-binding protein, whose product MFQLNQVACAYEQKKVFTGLDLEIRQGQYVMLMGENGTGKSSLISLLTGFKQAESGRILFLGKDLKEWLKDKRQKRDFYSRLGILFQDVDSQLFNSTVYDEIAFGPRQLGLTEEEVSQRVQDTLSLLKIEDLRDRVPYQLSGGEKKKVAFASIMVTNPDVYILDEPFNNLSKEYEKFFRELLHELHSAGKTIIMSAHHFKHLHHEKADVLLFEDGKADFFPAQEVLNNQQVIERLSHY is encoded by the coding sequence ATGTTTCAATTGAATCAAGTGGCCTGTGCCTATGAACAAAAAAAGGTCTTTACTGGTCTTGATTTGGAGATTAGACAAGGGCAATATGTGATGTTGATGGGGGAAAATGGAACTGGAAAATCAAGTCTTATCAGTTTATTAACCGGCTTTAAGCAGGCAGAATCTGGACGCATTCTTTTCTTAGGTAAGGACCTCAAAGAATGGCTGAAGGACAAACGTCAAAAACGAGATTTTTATAGCCGCCTCGGAATCCTCTTTCAGGATGTGGATAGTCAATTATTTAATAGTACTGTCTATGATGAGATTGCTTTTGGTCCTCGTCAGCTAGGTCTGACCGAAGAAGAAGTCTCACAGCGGGTCCAAGATACACTATCCCTGCTGAAAATTGAAGATTTAAGGGATCGCGTTCCCTATCAACTGTCTGGTGGAGAAAAGAAGAAAGTGGCCTTTGCCAGTATCATGGTAACGAATCCAGATGTCTATATTCTTGATGAACCCTTCAATAATCTTTCTAAAGAATATGAAAAATTTTTTAGGGAACTTCTACATGAGCTTCATTCAGCTGGGAAAACCATTATTATGTCTGCTCATCACTTCAAGCACCTTCATCATGAAAAGGCTGATGTTCTTCTTTTTGAAGATGGCAAAGCTGATTTCTTTCCTGCCCAGGAAGTGCTCAATAACCAGCAAGTGATTGAGCGTTTGTCACATTATTAA
- a CDS encoding amino acid ABC transporter substrate-binding protein: MKLKKILGITGVAIASVALLAACSSKSSKEASKSSGAKETINFATVGTTAPFSYEENGELTGYDVEVAKAVFKDSDKYEVKFQKTEWSSVFTGLDSAKYQMAGNNISYSEERDQKYLFSYPIGTTPAVLTVPKDSNIKKYDDIAGHSTQVVQGTSTATQLTEFNDKHSDKPVELNYTNENITQMLTSLNEGKYDFKIFDAPTVNAIIKNNKLSNLKTIELKSDEQPYIYFLFADNQKDLQKFVNKRLEELQKDGTLAKLAEKFLGNKDYIPTKDALKVPSKK; this comes from the coding sequence ATGAAACTTAAAAAAATTCTTGGAATCACAGGTGTAGCCATTGCTTCAGTAGCTTTGCTTGCTGCATGTTCATCTAAATCATCAAAAGAAGCATCTAAATCTTCAGGTGCTAAAGAAACAATTAACTTTGCCACAGTTGGGACAACAGCACCGTTCTCATATGAAGAAAACGGTGAATTGACTGGTTACGATGTGGAAGTGGCTAAAGCAGTCTTCAAAGACTCTGACAAATATGAAGTGAAATTCCAAAAAACAGAATGGTCTTCAGTCTTCACAGGTCTTGACTCAGCTAAATACCAAATGGCTGGGAACAATATCTCTTATTCAGAAGAACGTGACCAAAAATACCTCTTCTCATATCCAATTGGTACCACACCAGCTGTTTTGACTGTTCCAAAAGATAGTAATATTAAGAAATATGATGATATTGCTGGACACTCAACGCAGGTTGTTCAAGGAACATCGACAGCTACTCAATTGACAGAGTTTAACGATAAACATTCAGACAAGCCAGTTGAGCTTAACTATACAAATGAAAATATTACACAAATGTTGACAAGTTTGAATGAAGGTAAGTACGACTTCAAGATTTTTGATGCACCAACTGTTAATGCAATCATCAAAAATAATAAATTGAGCAACTTGAAGACTATTGAGCTTAAATCTGATGAACAACCATACATCTACTTCTTGTTCGCAGATAACCAAAAAGACCTTCAAAAATTTGTAAACAAACGTTTGGAAGAACTCCAAAAAGATGGTACTTTGGCTAAGTTGGCTGAAAAATTCCTTGGAAATAAAGACTATATTCCAACTAAAGACGCTTTGAAAGTTCCAAGCAAAAAATAA
- a CDS encoding MetQ/NlpA family ABC transporter substrate-binding protein translates to MKLKKILGITGLAIASTVALAACGAGGNKSAKDDKTLTVGIMTLDDTTEPLWDKVKELAKDKGVTIELKEFTDYNQPNEALKNGEIDVNAFQHIYFLNNWNKENKGDVVAVADTLLSPIHLFSGTENGKAKYKDVKELPEGATISVPNDGTNESRALTLLQTAGLIKLDVKDGELATIKNISENPKKLDIKEISAEQAAQTLSSVDAAVVNNSYAQQQNVNYDTTLFQEEPSQDLKDWVNIIAANKDWEKSNKADAIKTLIKAYQNDEVAQIIYDASNKVDLPAWKGAPTQDQLKANSKK, encoded by the coding sequence ATGAAACTTAAAAAAATTCTCGGAATTACAGGATTGGCAATCGCTTCAACAGTAGCTTTGGCTGCTTGTGGTGCTGGTGGTAATAAATCAGCTAAAGATGATAAAACTTTGACAGTTGGTATCATGACTTTGGATGATACAACTGAGCCATTGTGGGATAAAGTCAAAGAATTGGCTAAAGACAAGGGTGTTACTATCGAGTTGAAAGAGTTCACAGACTACAACCAACCAAATGAAGCTCTTAAAAACGGCGAAATCGATGTTAATGCTTTCCAACACATTTATTTCTTGAACAACTGGAACAAAGAAAATAAAGGTGATGTTGTTGCAGTAGCTGACACACTTCTTAGCCCAATCCACCTTTTCTCAGGTACTGAAAACGGAAAAGCTAAGTATAAAGATGTTAAAGAGCTTCCAGAAGGAGCTACAATCTCAGTACCTAACGATGGTACAAACGAAAGCCGTGCTTTGACACTTCTTCAAACAGCTGGTTTGATTAAGTTGGATGTTAAAGATGGTGAATTGGCAACTATCAAGAACATTTCTGAGAATCCAAAGAAATTGGATATCAAAGAAATCTCAGCTGAACAAGCTGCCCAAACGCTCTCATCAGTAGATGCAGCGGTTGTTAATAACTCATACGCACAACAACAAAACGTTAACTATGATACAACTCTCTTCCAAGAAGAACCAAGTCAAGATTTGAAAGATTGGGTTAACATCATTGCAGCTAATAAAGATTGGGAAAAATCAAATAAAGCTGATGCTATCAAGACTTTGATTAAAGCCTACCAAAACGATGAAGTAGCACAAATCATCTATGATGCATCTAACAAGGTTGACCTTCCAGCATGGAAAGGTGCCCCAACACAAGATCAATTGAAAGCTAATTCAAAGAAATAA
- a CDS encoding M20/M25/M40 family metallo-hydrolase: MAFSSEEEQLRKFRNDEIAQHYFEVLRTLISKKSIFAQNIGLYDVAAYLGEIFSGVGAEVTIDETYTAPFVLAKFKSPNPDAKTIIFYQHYDTVPADNDQPWTDEPFRLTVRKGYMYGRGVDDDKGHITARLTALRKYIREVGDLPVNITFMMEGAEESASTDLEKYLEKYRDDLLPADLLVWEQGNRNSKGQLEITGGNKGIITFDLSVESADVDIHSKFGAVIESASWYLLNAISSMRDDQGRILIDGIYEKIVQPNEREMDLIETYAIENADSLRKIYGLKLPILESDRRAFLKTYYFEPALSIEGISTGYQGQGVKTILPAQARAKMEMRLVPGLTPEYVLECIKAHLKKEGFDRIKVTFTLGEESYRSDMSDPAIVNVIELAKGFYEEGVAVLPTAAGTGPMHMIHRALGVPMAAFGIGNANSRDHGGDENVSLADYYTHIELIKELIASYE; encoded by the coding sequence ATGGCATTTTCAAGTGAAGAAGAGCAGTTACGAAAATTTCGTAACGATGAAATTGCTCAGCACTATTTTGAAGTCTTGCGGACTTTGATTTCTAAAAAATCTATTTTTGCTCAAAATATTGGTCTCTATGATGTGGCTGCTTACCTTGGTGAGATTTTCTCTGGTGTTGGTGCAGAGGTGACAATTGACGAGACCTATACGGCACCTTTTGTCTTGGCAAAATTCAAGAGTCCAAATCCAGATGCGAAAACAATTATTTTCTATCAACACTATGATACGGTTCCTGCAGATAATGATCAGCCATGGACAGATGAACCTTTCCGTCTGACAGTTCGTAAGGGCTACATGTATGGTCGTGGTGTTGATGATGATAAGGGGCATATTACAGCTCGTCTGACAGCCCTTCGGAAATATATTCGAGAAGTTGGCGACCTTCCTGTAAACATTACATTTATGATGGAAGGGGCTGAAGAATCTGCATCAACCGATCTTGAAAAGTATTTGGAAAAATACAGAGATGACCTTCTTCCTGCAGACCTATTGGTTTGGGAGCAAGGAAATCGAAATAGCAAAGGTCAGTTGGAAATCACAGGGGGCAACAAGGGGATTATTACCTTTGATTTGTCTGTCGAGAGTGCTGATGTTGATATTCATTCTAAATTTGGTGCCGTGATTGAATCGGCTTCATGGTACTTGCTTAATGCTATTTCAAGCATGAGAGATGATCAGGGACGTATTCTTATCGACGGTATCTATGAAAAGATTGTCCAACCAAACGAACGAGAGATGGATCTTATCGAAACTTATGCCATTGAAAATGCAGATAGTCTTCGTAAGATTTACGGCTTAAAACTACCCATTTTAGAAAGTGACCGCCGAGCTTTCTTAAAAACTTACTATTTTGAACCTGCCCTTTCCATTGAAGGCATTTCAACAGGTTATCAGGGGCAAGGGGTTAAGACCATCTTACCAGCTCAAGCCAGAGCTAAGATGGAGATGCGTTTGGTCCCTGGCTTGACGCCTGAGTACGTTTTGGAGTGTATCAAGGCTCACCTTAAAAAAGAAGGATTTGACCGTATCAAGGTGACCTTCACTCTTGGTGAAGAAAGTTATCGTAGTGATATGTCTGATCCAGCTATTGTCAATGTTATTGAGTTAGCAAAAGGTTTTTATGAAGAAGGCGTTGCTGTGCTTCCAACGGCAGCAGGTACAGGGCCTATGCATATGATTCATCGGGCTTTGGGTGTTCCTATGGCAGCCTTTGGTATAGGGAATGCCAACAGTCGTGACCATGGTGGGGATGAAAATGTCAGCTTAGCAGATTACTACACCCACATTGAACTAATTAAGGAGTTAATTGCAAGTTATGAGTAA
- a CDS encoding methionine ABC transporter ATP-binding protein has product MSNVIIDLKNIDITFTQKRRTIQAVKDVSIQIEKGDIYGIVGYSGAGKSTLVRAINLLQVPTAGKITIGKDVTFADGKVQLSTKELRQKRQMIGMIFQHFNLMAQKTAYENVAFALRHSKLSNEEKDKKIRGLLELVDLADRAENYPAQLSGGQKQRVAIARALANDPEILISDESTSALDPKTTKQILSLLQDLNKKLGLTVVMITHEMQIVKDICNRVAVMQNGQLLEEGSVLDIFSNPQEDLTQEFIETASGIEDALAKINAQPLVKNLPSSALLVQLKYAGSSTDEPLLTELFKEYGVSSNILYGNVEILGDTPVGELVVVLDGEADQVLAAQKAIENAGVSLQVLKKGAQ; this is encoded by the coding sequence ATGAGTAATGTCATTATTGATTTGAAAAATATTGATATCACCTTTACGCAGAAACGCCGCACTATTCAAGCGGTTAAGGATGTATCTATCCAGATTGAAAAAGGTGATATTTACGGAATTGTTGGTTATTCAGGGGCTGGTAAATCTACCCTTGTGCGTGCTATCAATCTTTTGCAAGTGCCTACAGCTGGTAAAATCACTATCGGTAAAGATGTGACTTTTGCAGATGGTAAGGTCCAATTGTCGACAAAAGAATTGCGTCAGAAACGTCAAATGATTGGGATGATTTTCCAACACTTTAACCTTATGGCTCAAAAGACGGCTTATGAAAATGTAGCCTTTGCCCTTCGTCATTCTAAACTAAGCAATGAAGAGAAAGACAAAAAAATTCGTGGTCTTTTGGAATTGGTTGATTTGGCTGATCGTGCGGAAAACTATCCTGCACAATTGTCAGGTGGTCAAAAACAACGTGTAGCGATTGCCCGTGCCTTGGCTAATGATCCTGAAATCTTGATTTCAGATGAGTCTACATCAGCTCTTGACCCTAAAACAACTAAGCAAATTCTTTCACTTTTGCAGGATTTGAATAAAAAACTTGGCTTGACAGTGGTTATGATTACCCATGAAATGCAAATTGTTAAAGATATTTGTAACCGTGTTGCCGTTATGCAAAATGGTCAACTTTTGGAAGAGGGCAGTGTCCTTGATATCTTCTCAAATCCTCAAGAAGATTTGACACAAGAATTTATTGAAACTGCATCAGGGATTGAAGATGCCTTGGCTAAGATTAATGCACAACCTTTGGTGAAAAACTTACCAAGCTCAGCCCTTCTCGTTCAACTTAAATATGCTGGTTCTTCAACAGATGAGCCACTCTTGACCGAACTTTTCAAAGAGTACGGCGTTTCAAGTAACATCCTTTATGGTAACGTTGAGATTCTAGGTGATACTCCTGTTGGTGAATTGGTCGTTGTCTTGGATGGTGAAGCGGATCAGGTTCTTGCTGCTCAAAAAGCGATTGAAAATGCAGGTGTCAGCTTACAAGTACTTAAGAAAGGAGCCCAATAA
- a CDS encoding methionine ABC transporter permease, whose protein sequence is MADWIQQNFPDIYRIGMQGVNSWPDAIYATLYMTVISFIIGGLLGLVMGLFLVLTGPRGVIENKFVFQILDKITSIFRAIPFIILLAILKGFTYFIVGTNLGMTAALVPLSAATFPFFARQVQVVLADLDRGVIEAAQASGATLWDTIKVYLGEGLPELVRVSTVTLISLVGETAMAGAIGAGGLGYIAIYYGYNRSSTSVTILATFLILILIFLIQFLGDFLTRKLSHK, encoded by the coding sequence ATGGCAGATTGGATTCAACAAAACTTTCCAGATATTTATCGTATCGGTATGCAGGGGGTTAACTCTTGGCCAGACGCCATCTATGCGACTCTCTACATGACGGTTATTTCCTTCATCATTGGGGGACTTCTTGGTCTTGTTATGGGGCTCTTCTTGGTATTGACAGGTCCTCGTGGAGTCATTGAAAATAAATTTGTTTTCCAAATCTTGGATAAAATCACTTCAATCTTTCGTGCCATTCCTTTCATCATCCTCTTGGCGATTTTGAAAGGGTTCACTTACTTTATCGTAGGGACTAACCTCGGTATGACGGCAGCCTTGGTTCCATTGTCAGCTGCAACCTTCCCATTCTTTGCACGTCAAGTACAGGTGGTACTTGCAGATCTTGACCGTGGCGTTATTGAAGCAGCACAAGCTAGTGGTGCGACACTTTGGGATACGATTAAGGTTTACCTTGGTGAAGGTCTACCTGAGTTGGTTCGTGTATCAACCGTAACTCTGATTTCCCTAGTCGGTGAAACTGCAATGGCTGGTGCTATCGGTGCCGGTGGTCTTGGTTACATCGCCATCTATTATGGATATAACCGTTCTAGTACATCAGTTACCATTTTGGCAACTTTCTTGATTTTGATTTTGATTTTCCTTATCCAATTCTTGGGTGATTTCTTGACACGTAAATTGAGTCATAAATAG
- the sstT gene encoding serine/threonine transporter SstT: MKRFISTWNRTSLIKRIAIGVVVGAVLGLLVPKFTVIGLLGDMFVGGLKAIAPLLVFALVANALSQTREGQQSNMKTVIVLYLFGTFAAALTAVISHYIFPISLKLGAAAATKATAPQGVGEVFKDLLLKMVDNPVNALAQANYIGVLVWAVVFGFAMRAASNHTKDLLNTLAEVTSQIVRWIINLAPFGILGLVFNTISENGVGVLADYGVLILVLVGTMAFVALVVNPIIAFVMMGKNPFPLVFRCLKDSGITAFFTRSSAANIPVNLQLCKDLGLNPDTYSVSIPLGSTINMAGAAVTINVLTLAAVTTLGIQVDFATALILSVVSAISACGASGIAGGSLLLVPVACSLFGISNDLAMQVVGVGFIVGVIQDSCETALNSSTDVLFTAVAEKSRWKKA, translated from the coding sequence ATGAAACGTTTTATTTCAACTTGGAATAGAACCAGTCTAATTAAGCGTATTGCCATTGGTGTGGTAGTGGGTGCTGTGCTTGGTTTGCTTGTTCCTAAGTTTACGGTTATTGGTCTCTTAGGAGACATGTTTGTTGGTGGTTTGAAGGCAATTGCCCCACTTTTGGTCTTTGCCTTGGTTGCCAATGCCCTTTCCCAAACGCGAGAAGGGCAACAAAGCAACATGAAGACAGTTATTGTTCTTTATCTCTTTGGGACCTTTGCGGCAGCTTTGACGGCTGTTATTTCTCACTATATTTTTCCAATTTCTTTGAAGTTGGGAGCAGCTGCAGCGACTAAAGCGACAGCACCTCAAGGTGTGGGAGAAGTCTTTAAAGATTTATTGCTTAAGATGGTGGATAACCCTGTCAATGCCTTGGCTCAAGCTAACTATATTGGTGTTTTGGTATGGGCAGTTGTCTTTGGTTTTGCCATGCGAGCAGCTAGCAATCACACGAAGGATTTGCTTAATACCTTGGCAGAAGTGACTTCACAAATCGTTCGTTGGATTATCAACTTGGCCCCATTTGGTATCCTTGGTCTTGTCTTTAATACTATTTCTGAGAATGGTGTTGGTGTTTTGGCAGATTATGGGGTCCTAATCCTTGTTTTAGTGGGAACAATGGCCTTTGTTGCCTTGGTTGTTAATCCAATCATTGCTTTTGTGATGATGGGCAAAAATCCTTTCCCACTAGTTTTCCGTTGTTTGAAAGACTCTGGGATTACAGCCTTCTTTACTCGCTCGTCAGCAGCCAATATTCCAGTTAACCTTCAACTTTGTAAGGATCTTGGTTTGAATCCTGATACCTATTCGGTTTCTATCCCTTTGGGGTCAACTATTAATATGGCTGGAGCAGCCGTGACAATCAATGTCTTAACGCTTGCTGCAGTAACGACTTTGGGGATTCAGGTCGACTTTGCGACAGCACTCATTCTTAGTGTGGTTTCAGCTATTTCTGCTTGTGGTGCCTCAGGTATTGCTGGAGGATCCCTCCTATTAGTGCCGGTAGCATGTAGCCTCTTTGGTATCTCAAATGATTTGGCCATGCAGGTTGTCGGTGTCGGCTTTATCGTAGGTGTCATCCAAGACTCTTGTGAAACAGCCCTTAATTCTTCAACAGACGTTCTCTTTACAGCAGTAGCAGAAAAGAGCCGTTGGAAGAAAGCATAG
- a CDS encoding potassium channel family protein, whose product MKTQIIGVLGLGIFGQTIATELSSFGQDVIALDNNATTIDYLADQVTKAAVGDITDIEFLRSAGIDTCDSVIIATGEHLESSALALLQCKKLGIKNIIAKAMNNNYEEVLYGMGANWVITPERSTAKELASNILRYNISNVFHLEDDVALIELKIPSEWAGKSLHTLNLRQNYNVNVIGFRDEKSGKLNTHFDPSKKLPDEGIILVVADNRTLEKFDYLGYLK is encoded by the coding sequence ATGAAAACACAAATTATTGGGGTCCTTGGTTTGGGAATCTTTGGACAAACTATTGCAACCGAACTCTCTTCTTTTGGACAAGATGTTATTGCCTTAGATAATAATGCTACAACAATTGATTACCTTGCTGATCAGGTGACTAAGGCTGCTGTTGGGGACATTACTGACATTGAATTTCTACGTTCTGCTGGTATCGATACTTGCGACTCAGTCATTATTGCAACTGGAGAACACCTAGAATCGTCTGCGCTAGCGCTCTTGCAGTGCAAAAAACTTGGTATTAAGAATATTATTGCCAAAGCTATGAATAACAATTATGAGGAAGTCCTTTACGGAATGGGTGCTAACTGGGTCATCACTCCTGAACGTAGCACAGCAAAAGAATTGGCTTCAAATATCCTCCGCTATAACATATCAAATGTTTTTCATTTAGAGGACGATGTAGCTTTAATTGAACTTAAAATTCCTAGTGAATGGGCTGGAAAGTCCTTGCATACTTTAAATCTAAGACAAAATTATAACGTCAATGTTATTGGTTTTAGAGATGAGAAAAGTGGCAAGTTAAACACTCATTTTGACCCAAGTAAGAAACTACCTGATGAAGGAATCATCCTAGTTGTCGCTGACAATCGAACACTAGAAAAATTTGATTATTTAGGATATTTGAAATAA
- a CDS encoding TrkH family potassium uptake protein: MINRLSVTQKLVLSFVFVIIVGSILLSLPISHYANSPETSYLDHLFNTVSMVCVTGLSVVPVSKAYNGLGQVLSMLLMQTGGLGLVSLIAFSTYTLKNKLGLSDQDLLQSALSRDNQKDLKAYLFKVYKITFTIEAMAALVIMTDFIPRFGLGHGIFNSLFLAVSAFCNAGFDNLGSNSLQDYATNPTINLAVAFLIMSGSLGFAVWIDLIQLIRRYIKDRPRNWKLAWKPFSNQSRLVLISTGCLLLGGTLLAWLLEMDNSKTIGTLNVWQQLLVSFFQTVTMRTAGFATISYTNADFSTNLLFMIQMIIGGGPGGTAGGIKVTTASIMFLLFKSELSGNSSVVFRNRIISNKTILQAFTVILFFLTMLFVGYVILLETNPTLSPLGLLFESVSAIATVGVSMDLTPNLNTLGRLVIMALMFIGRVGPITVLLSLMTKKEKHISYAPTDISVG, from the coding sequence TTGATAAATCGTCTTTCTGTCACGCAAAAGCTTGTGCTCAGCTTTGTCTTTGTCATTATAGTGGGGAGTATTTTACTTAGCCTTCCCATAAGCCACTATGCTAACAGTCCAGAAACAAGCTACCTAGACCATCTCTTCAATACTGTGTCAATGGTCTGTGTAACTGGACTTTCTGTTGTCCCGGTCAGTAAGGCTTACAATGGTCTTGGTCAAGTTCTCTCTATGCTTCTCATGCAGACGGGAGGACTTGGACTAGTCTCTCTTATAGCCTTTAGTACCTATACCCTTAAAAATAAATTAGGACTGAGCGATCAAGATCTCCTTCAATCCGCACTTAGTAGGGATAACCAAAAAGATTTGAAGGCTTATCTTTTTAAGGTCTATAAAATAACTTTTACTATTGAAGCTATGGCAGCACTTGTGATTATGACTGATTTCATTCCTCGTTTTGGACTTGGTCATGGCATTTTCAATAGTCTCTTTCTAGCTGTCTCTGCCTTTTGTAATGCTGGATTTGATAACTTAGGTTCTAACAGTTTACAGGATTATGCAACCAATCCAACCATTAACCTTGCTGTAGCTTTTCTCATCATGTCTGGAAGCTTGGGATTTGCAGTTTGGATTGATTTGATTCAACTAATAAGACGTTATATTAAAGATCGTCCAAGGAATTGGAAATTAGCTTGGAAACCTTTCAGTAATCAAAGCCGTCTTGTGCTTATAAGTACGGGTTGTCTCCTATTAGGAGGAACACTACTTGCTTGGTTACTGGAAATGGATAACTCTAAGACAATCGGTACTCTCAATGTCTGGCAACAACTTCTGGTAAGTTTCTTTCAGACTGTAACCATGCGTACCGCTGGCTTTGCAACTATTTCCTATACCAATGCCGATTTCTCCACAAATCTTCTTTTTATGATTCAAATGATTATTGGGGGTGGTCCTGGAGGAACTGCGGGTGGTATCAAGGTGACAACTGCCTCTATCATGTTCCTACTTTTTAAGTCAGAGCTATCTGGTAACTCGAGTGTGGTTTTTCGAAACCGTATTATATCTAACAAAACCATTTTGCAAGCATTCACAGTTATACTCTTTTTCCTAACGATGCTCTTTGTCGGCTATGTTATTTTGCTGGAAACTAATCCTACTCTCTCACCACTAGGCCTACTTTTTGAGAGTGTGTCAGCCATTGCTACCGTTGGTGTTTCAATGGATTTGACCCCTAATCTAAATACCCTAGGACGCCTTGTTATCATGGCTCTGATGTTCATTGGCCGTGTCGGACCTATCACTGTTCTCTTGAGCTTGATGACCAAAAAAGAAAAACATATCTCTTATGCCCCAACTGACATTTCAGTCGGCTAA